ACAAATTTGGAATGTTTCACTTCACATTTCAATAACTCGTAATACTCTGACTTCTGATTAAGGTGAGATGTAAATGTCACAGTGGCTGAACAGTCAACCTGTTTTGTCTCCAAGTCACTCTTATGACCCTCATACAGCCACTTCACTGTGTGGAAACACCAATCACTTGTAGACACAGAGCAGTTCAAGGTGACCGTATCATCGTTCTTCTCTTCAGTCACTGGTGAAGATGGAGATATTAAAAGATAAAGACAATAGTGTAAATATAAAATGAACATCATCACTGTAATCATAATTATTGTAATGTTTCAGTATAGGTTTCTAATAAAACAGTTTGAAAACTTTATGTAAATACTCACTGGTAACAACATTCAGAAAAACCACTGTGGTTTCACCTTGTTCTCGTCCCGATTTGAACTGGATGCAGACATAGCCACCAGCATCCTCAAGTGTGACGTTCTTTATAACCAACGAAAAGTTCTCTGTAACACTCAGTCTGTGTGATTTAGCTTTGGCTTCCTCCTGAATCTGCCCGTGTTCAAACAGCATTGCTGTTATTCCTGAACGAGTGACGAACCAATCAATACTGTGATCCTGATCCTGATCATCTGTCACATTTCCACAAGAGAAAGCGACTTCATCTCCAACTCTGACAGTGGAGAAGGAATAtgtccctgctgctgctgttgataAAACGAGAGAAATATGATAAACTGCAACACTAATATGTTTATAGTTAGTGTAACGATTATTTTAGATGCAAGTCTGCAAATGTGTCTCGTGTTTGTTTTCCACGAGTTCAATAAACTCACCATGTTACAACAAAACTTGTATTTTCTTACCTTTAAACTGAACCAGCAGCATCAGAAATGAAGACATTATAATCCATCTGAATCGAGCCATCGTGCTTCTTTCTCAGTCTCACCCTCTCAACTGTCAAAGTCTCTGATGCGCTGCGTCTTAAACATGAATTTAGTAACTACTTCCTGTGGTAATGATGGAGTTACTTCCTAACATTGACTTCCTCTCCTCTGTCAGCTGAAGTGATGTGTAATATTAGCTCTCTGTGGCAATCCACTAACTTTCATTATTATTCTTATAAACACTTCTTCTGAACGCAGCCTGAGTGATTATTTTAGATGCATTTATATGTTACATAGACAAATGTTAGAGCCCAGTGCAAACAGAGGTGTTCATCCCAACAGAGGGAAGGTTTACTACGAGAGCTGAGAGAACAAGAAGAGGTCAGCTGATCAGAGCAGTGTGGTCTGTGtgctgatgagagagagagagaactacaaaacaagtatatatatatatatatatatatatgaatataaataGTTTTATTTGCAAATGTATATTATTGTAATGTGAGTGTTCGATATGTGGTGGTTGGTCCActcttaaggccctgacacatcAAGGCGACCGTCGGCCGCCGGTCCAAGTTGGGACGACGGTGAGCAACCGTTGCCCTAGTCTGTGCGGTGTGTCCCGCGCCGTTGCCACGCGTCGCCCTTCGACTGCCTTTTTCAGTCAAACAACCACTTCATCTCATTGGCTGTTCAAACGagagtgaggaaaaaaaacgacatgcacacacaaggctccattcatttttcatttcatctgATCAATCCAATACGCATAagagctgtcaaaactggcCAAACATGACGTTTGAATGTTCCTTCTAAAGACACACAAGTGCGAACTATTGGAATAACAATTTTTGCGCATTATCTCCATAAGATAAGAAACGTACAACAAGATATACATAACTACTTAGGTATATTTATTCCAACAataacatgtcttttaaaagatctCTACACATTACAAAACAAACTAATGTTAATGAACTAATATCTAT
This genomic window from Perca flavescens isolate YP-PL-M2 chromosome 18, PFLA_1.0, whole genome shotgun sequence contains:
- the LOC114573599 gene encoding uncharacterized protein LOC114573599 isoform X3 yields the protein MARFRWIIMSSFLMLLVQFKAAAGTYSFSTVRVGDEVAFSCGNVTDDQDQDHSIDWFVTRSGITAMLFEHGQIQEEAKAKSHRLSVTENFSLVIKNVTLEDAGGYVCIQFKSGREQVTEEKNDDTVTLNCSVSTSDWCFHTVKWLYEGHKSDLETKQVDCSATVTFTSHLNQKSEYYELLKCEVKHSKFVHLFTFSHPQSAGDDATTTNKSPITTGNNRTSEETNNPTSENNTNGPGWWNIVIVSLGLATLISVAAIIIWRVKGNKTQMEGNIEHDDEDEDEGTENYENNAEHFAFV
- the LOC114573599 gene encoding uncharacterized protein LOC114573599 isoform X2, with the protein product MARFRWIIMSSFLMLLVQFKAAGTYSFSTVRVGDEVAFSCGNVTDDQDQDHSIDWFVTRSGITAMLFEHGQIQEEAKAKSHRLSVTENFSLVIKNVTLEDAGGYVCIQFKSGREQGETTVVFLNVVTMTEEKNDDTVTLNCSVSTSDWCFHTVKWLYEGHKSDLETKQVDCSATVTFTSHLNQKSEYYELLKCEVKHSKFVHLFTFSHPQSAGDDATTTNKSPITTGNNRTSEETNNPTSENNTNGPGWWNIVIVSLGLATLISVAAIIIWRVKGNKTQMEGNIEHDDEDEDEGTENYENNAEHFAFV
- the LOC114573599 gene encoding uncharacterized protein LOC114573599 isoform X1; the protein is MARFRWIIMSSFLMLLVQFKAAAGTYSFSTVRVGDEVAFSCGNVTDDQDQDHSIDWFVTRSGITAMLFEHGQIQEEAKAKSHRLSVTENFSLVIKNVTLEDAGGYVCIQFKSGREQGETTVVFLNVVTMTEEKNDDTVTLNCSVSTSDWCFHTVKWLYEGHKSDLETKQVDCSATVTFTSHLNQKSEYYELLKCEVKHSKFVHLFTFSHPQSAGDDATTTNKSPITTGNNRTSEETNNPTSENNTNGPGWWNIVIVSLGLATLISVAAIIIWRVKGNKTQMEGNIEHDDEDEDEGTENYENNAEHFAFV